The Dyadobacter sandarakinus DNA window GGTATTAACAGACAAATGCAGGCGGGCAGAAAGGTTGCGGATCATTTCAACCGTCAGCTTCCGCTTGCGGTTCAGTACCTCCGACACCCGGTTCTTACCTCCCAATGCGTCCACCAGATCAGCCTGTTTCAGATGCAGCTCTTCCATTCTGACCTTGATGGCTTCAATCGGATCGGGTGAGTCAATGGCATAATGTTCCTGCTCATAGGCATCTATAATCAAAGCAAGCACGTCAGCCTCATCGCTCTCGTCAGATCCCGC harbors:
- a CDS encoding helix-turn-helix domain-containing protein; its protein translation is MNMKLIKTEEDYQAALARMEVIFDTPAGSDESDEADVLALIIDAYEQEHYAIDSPDPIEAIKVRMEELHLKQADLVDALGGKNRVSEVLNRKRKLTVEMIRNLSARLHLSVNTLVADYELSR